From the Streptomyces nodosus genome, the window GGTTCGAAGGCCTGGCAAGGGGCGACGCCTTCCGATGATGGAGGCTTTTGCGTTGCTTGCCCCAACTACTCTCAACCCCGGCAGCCACTACAGGAGCGGGCGGACTCGGGGCTCTACGCGGCGATGCCGCGTGTCGATACGGAGGCGGACACCTGTGCGAAGATCGCCGCGTGAACGACCTGCGCTTCCGTCTTGCTCACGACACTGATCTTGCCGCTGTAGTGCGTCTGCGTGACGACGCCGCCCGCTGGATGCTGGCCCAGGGTGTCACTGATCAGTGGCGGCCTGGTGAGCTGGGCGGGGATCACTTCCGCCGGGTCATGGAAAGCGGGGAGCTATGGCTCGCGGAGGCTGCCGATCGTGTGGTCGGAGCCTGGGAGCTGTGGTGGGAGGACGAGGACGCCTGGGGGCCGCAACCGCCGACGGCCGGCTATGTGCACCGGCTGATGGTTGACCACGGCAGTGTCCCGCCCGGGACAGGGCGGAAACTTCTGCGAGCCGCGGAGCGCCGTGTGGCCGAAGGGGGCAGAGCGTTGGTACGTCTGGACTGCCTGGCCGGCAACACACGCCTCAATGCGTACTACCTCGACGCCGGCTATCGAGTTGTCGGGCGCAAGGAAGGCAAGCCACAGCCAGGCGGTACGCCGAAGTCGTTCACGCTTCTCGAAAAATCCGTACGGGACGGAGGAGAAGAGTCTCCCGCATGAAGCGCGCCGCCATGACGACGACGCCGGGGAGTGTCGCGGCGCGCTGGGAGACGTCAAGGCTGCTCGACACCTGTCCCCACGGCCGGGACAACTCGGCCGGAGCCGAACTGCCGGGCGGAACGGACGACTTGCAGGAGTGATGCGCATCCGGCGCCGACGGCACGGGATCGCCGTGACGATCGCCGCACGGGCCGGCTGGCAGTTCGGCCGTCGGTGTCGCGCTCAACCGGGCGGTCGCCCACCGGCCTTCGACGCCGCGGGAGACGGGCATGCGGTGCCCGAGCCGGACGAGGGGCCTGCCGTGCGTCCGTTCCGGCCGGTCGGACGCCCGACGGAACCCGTACCGTGCCGGGTTCCGGCAGGGCTGTCCGGGGGCGGACTGCCGTACCTCGGCATGGCATGGTGCGACGGCCCGGTCATACAGTGCGCGAGGGGGGAAGGCGATTCTCGGCCGTGATCGTTCCGATGATTTCGGGACGAGCCGGGGAAGGCCGTTGTCCGGTTCGGGCCGCCCGGCAGCCGCCGGTGAGGGCACGGTCGGCGCCCGGACCGGTGCGGCGGGGGGCAGGGGGGTGATCCTGCTTCGGTGGCTCATGCATGCCTCCGTCGCACCGGTCCCGGGGGGCTCCTCGACGTCCGTCCGGTTCAACCGAAAGGACTTGGCTGTGGCCAGTCAAACCGGCGACGCTCCGCAGCGGCGTCGCTCCACGACTCTGACCGTCGGCACGGTGGGCGCGGTCGCCCTCGCCCTCGTGCTCTGCGGCTGTTCGTCGGGCCCCGACTACCAGGGGGTCTGCGCCGACAAGCGGACCGGGACCCGGGTCGACGACAGTTTCTGCGAGCACGGCAACAAGAGCGGCGGCTCCGGTGGTTACGGCTGGTGGTACGCCCGCAGCGGCAGTCGGGTACCGGCCGTCGGCCAGACTCTGCCCAAGGCGGGCGGCGGAGAGGGATTCGTCTCCCCGAAGTCGGGAAGTGTCGTCCGCGGCGGATTCAGCGCCCACGGCGGAACGGTGGGGGGCTGACCGATGCGCCGTGAGCCTCGCACCCCGCGACCGGGCTGGGAACGGAAGGTCGTGGAATCGGGTCTGCCGTTCCACACGGTGGCGCTGCCCGGTGGGGGAACACGCCCCTACTGGAACGAGTCGGCCGCCTATGTGCTCACCTCGGCGGAGGTGGAGTATCTGGAAGACGTCACCGAAGAACTGCACGGGATGTGTGTGGCGGCCGCCCGGCACATCCTCGACCGGGGGGACACCGCCAGGCTCGGCATCCACCCCGACTGGGTGGAACCCATGCGGGAGACGCTCCAGGACGATGCGCCGAGCATCTATGGGCGCTTCGACTTCGCCTGGGACGGCACCGGTGACGCCAAGATGTACGAGTACAACGGGGATGTGCCGGCCGCCCTGCTGGAGGCCGCCGTGGTGCAGTGGGAGTGGATCGAGGACGTCCACCCCGAGCGCGACCAGTTCAACACCATCCACGAGCGGTTGGTGAAGGCATGGCAGGAGCTGACACCCCGGCTGGGGCACCAGGTGCACTTCGCGCACTCCGCCGACGAGCCGGACGAGGACATCATCACGGCCGCCTATCTGCGGGACACCGCGACCGAGGCGGGACTCGCCACCGTCGGCCTGACCATGGAGGACGTCGGCTGGCACACCGGTCTCGAGCGCTTCGTCGACGTGGACGACGCACCGATCGACTCCTGCTTCAAGATGTATCCCTGGGACTGGGCGTTCGAGAGCGGCTATGCCGAACAACTGCGCAGGGCACCGCAGTCGACGCGATGGCTGGAACCGATGTGGAAGGCCCTGCTGTCCACCAAGGGGCTGCTGGCCGTCCTGTGGGAGATGTATCCGGGGCATCCCAACCTGCTGCCGTCCTCTCTCGACGGTCCGCACGGTCTGGACGAATGGGTGGCCAAACCGCTGTGGGGCTGGGAAGGGGCCTCGATCAAGGTCCACACCCATGAGCGTTCCTTCGAACAGGCGGGGCCGTTCGGCGACGGGCCGTATCTGTGGCAGCAGTGGCACCGGCCGCCGTCCTTCGACGGCAACCATATGGTGATCGGCTCCTGGGTGATCGGAGGAAGGCCCGCCGGCATCGGGATCCGCGAGTCCGACGGGGTGGTCACCGACGGCACGGCCCGCTTCGTCCCGCATCTCATCGACGCGCCGCGCTCGTCGCCGGAGCAGGTCGCCGAGTGGCTGAGGGACCACTGAGCGGACCTTGGGCGGTCGATTCACGGGGGCGCTCCCATGAAGCTTGATATTCACGGGGGTCGAGGGATTACGTGAACCTGCCAAGCCCGGTTAGGGTGTCGGCGACCATGGGAGCGCTCCCACGGCCATCCGCGTGCCCCCTGGCACTCTCCGACCCGAGAGCACGGAGGACGACTGTGACACCCCCCGATCCCACCCACCGCCCCGGGACCTCTCCCGGCGCCCTGCATACCCGCCTGGCCTCACTCGGGCTCAGGGCCGCCGCCCTGGGCCTGGCGGCCGGGCTGGCGGCGGCCGGAACGGCGCTGGCCACCCAGGTGGAGACCGCTGCGGTACAGGGCGGCCTGCCCGCCGGTACCCAGTTCTACAAGGACCCCGCATCGCAGGTGGTCAAGTGGGCCGCCGCCAACCCCGGTGACTCCCGGCAGCCCGTGATCTCCGCCAAGATCGCGAGCCAGCCGCAGGCCGTCTGGTTCTCCTCGTACAGCCCCTCCACCGTCACCGCGGACGTCGGCAAGGTCACCTCGGCCGCGACCGCCGCCGGTCAGGTGCCGGTGCTGGTGGCGTACGCGATCCCCAACCGCGACTGCGGCGGTGCCTCCGCGGGCGGCGCCCCGGACCTCGCCTCCTACGACAGCTGGGTCCGCGGCTTCGCCGCCGGGCTCGGCGGCGGACCGTCGGTCGTCATCCTGGAGCCGGACTCGATCGCCCTCACCACCTGTCTCAACTCCCAGGAGCTGAGCGCCCGTTACGCCTCGCTCTCGCGGGCGGGCGCCGCCATCCATGCCGCCGCGCCCCAGGCCAAGGTCTATCTGGACGGCGGTCACTCCACCTGGAACAGCGCCTCCGAGCAGGCGTCCCGGCTGCGCAGCGCGGGCGTGCTCACCAACGCCGACGGCTTCTACACCAATGTCTCCAACTTCAACACCACCGCAGGCGAGGTGAGTTACGACAAGGCGATCCTCGCCGCGCTGGGCAACCCGTCCCAGCTGCACGCCGTGGTGGACACCAGCCGTAACGGCAACGGCCCGGCGGGCGGCGGGGCCTGGTGCGACCCCTCCGGGCGCTCCCTGGGCAACTACCCCACCGCCGACACCGGGGACCCGGCGATCGATGCCTTCCTCTGGGTGAAGCCGCCGGGTGAGGCGGACGGCTGCGCGGGCAAGGCGGGCACCTTCCTGCCCGACATCGCCTACGCCCTGGCCGTCAACGCCCCCAATCCGCCGGTCACCTCGCCGCCCACCACGGAACCGCCGACCACGCCGCCGCCCACCACCGAGCCGCCGGCCGGCGCCGCCTGTGCGGTGAGCTACCGCGTCAGCAGCTCCTGGGCGGGCGGCTTCAACGCCGATGTGACCGTGAAGAACTCCGGCAGCTCCGCCCTCAACGGCTGGACGCTGAAGTGGACCTTCCCGAACGATCAGAAGGTCGTCAACGCCTGGAACGCCACGGTGACGCAGTCGGGCAAGGCCGTGACCGCTGCCAGTCTCGACTACAACGGCTCCCTCCCGGCCGGAGGCTCCGCCTCCTTCGGTTTCCAGGGCAGCTCCGGCTCCGCCAACTCGGCCCCCACCGGATTCACGCTCAACGGCGCGTCCTGCAACATCTCCTGACCGTACGTCGGCCCCCTGGCCGGCCCGGTCACCCCGGGCCGGCCCCCGCCCCGCCGGATCCGCGCCGGGCCGCCGTGCATCGCGCGGCGGCCCACACCCCCTCCGGGACGCGGGCCGCCTCCGGTCCGGGACCGGCCGGGTCCGGGTCGGCGCACTAGACAGGCGCGCCGGACGGTCCGGGTCACGCCGGGCACACCCAGACGCACAGTCCCGGCGCACCTCGCCGCGGAGGAGCAGAGCCTGCAGACGGTCGGCGATGCCGGAGGTGACAGTGACCAGCGGAAGCTGTTCTGCGCAGCTCAGGGCCGCAG encodes:
- a CDS encoding GNAT family N-acetyltransferase — translated: MNDLRFRLAHDTDLAAVVRLRDDAARWMLAQGVTDQWRPGELGGDHFRRVMESGELWLAEAADRVVGAWELWWEDEDAWGPQPPTAGYVHRLMVDHGSVPPGTGRKLLRAAERRVAEGGRALVRLDCLAGNTRLNAYYLDAGYRVVGRKEGKPQPGGTPKSFTLLEKSVRDGGEESPA
- a CDS encoding glutathionylspermidine synthase family protein, producing MRREPRTPRPGWERKVVESGLPFHTVALPGGGTRPYWNESAAYVLTSAEVEYLEDVTEELHGMCVAAARHILDRGDTARLGIHPDWVEPMRETLQDDAPSIYGRFDFAWDGTGDAKMYEYNGDVPAALLEAAVVQWEWIEDVHPERDQFNTIHERLVKAWQELTPRLGHQVHFAHSADEPDEDIITAAYLRDTATEAGLATVGLTMEDVGWHTGLERFVDVDDAPIDSCFKMYPWDWAFESGYAEQLRRAPQSTRWLEPMWKALLSTKGLLAVLWEMYPGHPNLLPSSLDGPHGLDEWVAKPLWGWEGASIKVHTHERSFEQAGPFGDGPYLWQQWHRPPSFDGNHMVIGSWVIGGRPAGIGIRESDGVVTDGTARFVPHLIDAPRSSPEQVAEWLRDH
- a CDS encoding glycoside hydrolase family 6 protein; translated protein: MTPPDPTHRPGTSPGALHTRLASLGLRAAALGLAAGLAAAGTALATQVETAAVQGGLPAGTQFYKDPASQVVKWAAANPGDSRQPVISAKIASQPQAVWFSSYSPSTVTADVGKVTSAATAAGQVPVLVAYAIPNRDCGGASAGGAPDLASYDSWVRGFAAGLGGGPSVVILEPDSIALTTCLNSQELSARYASLSRAGAAIHAAAPQAKVYLDGGHSTWNSASEQASRLRSAGVLTNADGFYTNVSNFNTTAGEVSYDKAILAALGNPSQLHAVVDTSRNGNGPAGGGAWCDPSGRSLGNYPTADTGDPAIDAFLWVKPPGEADGCAGKAGTFLPDIAYALAVNAPNPPVTSPPTTEPPTTPPPTTEPPAGAACAVSYRVSSSWAGGFNADVTVKNSGSSALNGWTLKWTFPNDQKVVNAWNATVTQSGKAVTAASLDYNGSLPAGGSASFGFQGSSGSANSAPTGFTLNGASCNIS